In one Spirochaetota bacterium genomic region, the following are encoded:
- the csm3 gene encoding type III-A CRISPR-associated RAMP protein Csm3, giving the protein MSKLLDTKLLTGKIVIETGLHIGASTKGVGIGEIDNPVIKDPRTGYPYIPGSSLKGKIRSLLELKYGIKSSNKERPCGCGDCDVCKVFGTTAASNKSGITRVLFRDAFLSEESKKELHEKNILPTEEKTENMINRLGGHAESPRTTERVIPGLKFDFEVAIREFEGDNGISQKLLKEGLIRLQKDALGGSVSRGYGKVRFENLKLDNYKTSFRQYFTRWEEIPQEN; this is encoded by the coding sequence ATGAGTAAGTTATTAGATACAAAACTACTAACTGGCAAGATTGTTATTGAAACAGGTCTTCATATTGGAGCAAGTACAAAAGGAGTTGGAATTGGCGAGATTGATAATCCAGTAATAAAAGATCCACGTACAGGCTATCCTTATATACCTGGCTCATCATTAAAAGGTAAAATTCGGTCATTATTAGAGTTAAAATATGGAATAAAATCAAGCAATAAAGAAAGGCCATGTGGATGCGGTGATTGTGATGTTTGTAAAGTATTTGGAACTACAGCTGCATCTAACAAATCTGGTATTACCAGGGTATTATTCCGTGATGCATTCCTTTCTGAGGAGTCTAAGAAAGAATTGCACGAAAAGAATATATTGCCTACAGAAGAAAAGACTGAAAATATGATTAATAGATTGGGTGGCCATGCTGAAAGCCCACGTACAACTGAACGTGTAATACCAGGGTTGAAATTTGATTTTGAAGTAGCAATTCGTGAATTTGAAGGTGATAACGGCATATCACAAAAATTATTAAAAGAAGGCCTAATTAGATTACAGAAGGATGCATTAGGGGGAAGTGTGAGTAGAGGTTATGGCAAGGTGCGTTTTGAAAATTTAAAATTAGACAATTATAAAACCTCCTTTCGACAATATTTTACCAGATGGGAGGAAATACCTCAAGAAAACTAA
- the csm2 gene encoding type III-A CRISPR-associated protein Csm2, translating into MIQITPEYLTNQAEEKAKLFKDRGLESSQIRKYYDELKLQEKRAYEIARNAEEFKTKILPFVKFMKAKIAYGVGRNVGGRRLVPQEFKEHMDAQINKIETFEDLKNFLLHFQAIICYFTYYKERPNEGGKK; encoded by the coding sequence ATGATACAAATAACACCAGAATATTTGACCAATCAAGCAGAAGAAAAGGCAAAGTTATTTAAAGATAGGGGGTTAGAATCATCACAGATACGTAAGTATTACGATGAATTAAAACTTCAGGAAAAAAGGGCATATGAGATTGCAAGGAATGCGGAGGAGTTTAAAACAAAAATTTTACCATTTGTAAAGTTTATGAAAGCAAAAATTGCATACGGTGTTGGCAGAAATGTTGGTGGGAGAAGGTTAGTACCCCAGGAATTCAAGGAGCATATGGATGCGCAGATTAATAAAATTGAGACTTTTGAAGATTTGAAAAACTTCTTACTGCATTTTCAAGCAATAATATGCTATTTCACATATTATAAAGAAAGACCAAATGAAGGAGGTAAAAAATGA
- the cas10 gene encoding type III-A CRISPR-associated protein Cas10/Csm1, with amino-acid sequence MDELLKQQYHIAFGALFHDIGKFKQRAYGSKPHSQFPQAMDGFILPSTEGGYGYKHALWTFDFFESDTKNFQLPKALDWNVIRDIAAKHHNPSTIEEEFIHKADIIASSQTRIRQDDHFTSNDYLKKHLRSIFPHIYTFNEPKKDKIFAYNLSILDTQNAFPVSFDKEDSLLQDTYKILWDSFLQDFRKVCLQWGKDSTLHHLLQSAAHILKKYSWCISAATNDIMGDSSLFDHAITTAAIALSLSLYSHANGNKMPSEDEKVFLLFAGDISGIQQFIFQRHHQVFKGSAKIIRGRSFFVSSIGLAYQYLLYKKLGMVPFTQLMSSSGKFYMLLPNTNYVHTAIQELKEQVDSWLFKEYHGDFAIVTDSSICASMSDLGNKEIFARFIGDINYNLSVEKYKKFNSILQRGECIIDVNYSEDEVCPSCGKYTKEKRYSDNEGGRCNFCNTMFELGAKIVRQPLYIVFNTKSGDADFFNKAISIQFANDVLPYQDAIALYTLDPHKVDTCAVWEFNNYVPTVNHEIKTFEEIAQSSIVKYKEDETDSRRGVPLLSFIKCDVDNLGFIFSYGIDDLSVERYVTLSRMLNYYFNTIVNSILHNKFPNVYTVFSGGDDLFLVAPFRDTIPLIKEIYTQFKLFTCNNPDIHFSTGVFVCHDNFPMSKAAELADEALEKTKSKDEKKDKIHYFDTMAYGEFFDIEDAVKWFEHKLLDESSTITQSFLYRLLRYTRMAQSTTFDKYLYLPHFKYDIARNIVKKDKGKIINADEVTWLEHFFEGKVVKKTAWVEAVLATAIYLLRKNKQENNKEVQKV; translated from the coding sequence ATGGATGAATTATTAAAACAACAATATCATATTGCTTTTGGTGCGCTATTTCACGATATAGGAAAGTTTAAACAACGTGCCTATGGAAGTAAGCCTCATTCACAATTCCCGCAAGCAATGGATGGGTTTATATTGCCTTCAACTGAAGGAGGCTATGGGTACAAGCATGCGTTGTGGACATTTGACTTTTTTGAAAGTGATACTAAAAATTTTCAACTGCCTAAGGCACTTGATTGGAATGTGATTCGTGATATAGCAGCAAAACATCATAACCCTTCTACTATTGAAGAAGAATTTATACACAAAGCAGATATTATCGCATCAAGCCAAACTCGCATACGGCAAGATGATCATTTTACAAGCAACGATTACTTGAAAAAGCATTTACGCTCCATCTTTCCACATATATATACATTTAATGAACCAAAAAAAGATAAAATATTTGCTTATAATCTTTCTATACTTGATACTCAGAATGCTTTTCCAGTATCATTTGATAAAGAGGACAGTCTACTCCAGGATACCTACAAAATATTATGGGATAGTTTTTTACAAGATTTTAGGAAAGTTTGCTTACAATGGGGTAAGGATTCAACTTTACATCATCTATTGCAATCAGCAGCACATATTCTAAAAAAATATAGCTGGTGCATATCAGCTGCTACAAATGATATAATGGGCGATAGCTCATTATTTGACCATGCCATTACTACAGCAGCTATTGCATTATCATTGTCATTATATTCTCACGCCAATGGCAACAAAATGCCATCAGAAGATGAAAAAGTATTTTTACTCTTTGCTGGTGATATATCAGGAATACAACAATTCATATTTCAGCGACATCACCAGGTGTTTAAGGGCAGTGCAAAAATTATACGTGGCCGCTCATTCTTTGTTTCATCAATAGGGCTAGCGTATCAATATTTATTGTATAAAAAATTAGGAATGGTTCCTTTTACACAGTTGATGTCATCCAGCGGAAAATTTTACATGTTGTTACCAAACACTAACTATGTGCACACAGCAATACAAGAGTTGAAAGAACAAGTTGATAGCTGGCTGTTTAAAGAATACCATGGAGATTTTGCGATAGTTACTGATAGTTCAATTTGCGCTTCAATGAGTGATTTGGGGAATAAGGAAATATTTGCAAGATTTATTGGTGATATTAATTACAACCTTTCAGTTGAAAAATATAAAAAGTTTAACTCAATTTTACAACGAGGTGAGTGCATAATAGATGTTAATTATTCAGAAGATGAAGTATGTCCCTCATGCGGAAAATATACAAAAGAAAAGCGTTATAGTGATAATGAAGGTGGAAGATGCAATTTTTGTAATACCATGTTTGAATTAGGAGCAAAAATTGTTAGGCAGCCATTGTACATAGTTTTTAATACTAAAAGTGGAGATGCTGATTTTTTTAACAAAGCAATCAGCATTCAATTTGCAAATGATGTATTACCATATCAGGATGCAATAGCGCTATATACGCTTGATCCACATAAAGTAGATACCTGCGCTGTATGGGAATTTAACAATTATGTACCCACAGTTAACCATGAAATAAAAACCTTTGAGGAAATTGCACAAAGTTCAATTGTGAAATACAAAGAGGATGAAACTGACAGCAGACGTGGTGTACCATTATTATCGTTCATTAAATGCGATGTAGATAATTTAGGTTTCATCTTTTCCTATGGAATAGATGATTTGTCTGTTGAACGATATGTAACACTATCACGCATGTTGAATTATTATTTTAATACGATTGTAAATTCAATTTTACATAATAAGTTCCCAAATGTGTATACAGTATTTTCTGGGGGTGATGATCTATTTTTAGTAGCTCCATTTAGAGATACCATACCCCTAATAAAGGAAATATACACACAATTCAAGTTATTTACGTGCAATAATCCTGATATACATTTTTCAACTGGTGTATTTGTATGCCATGACAATTTCCCAATGAGTAAAGCAGCAGAACTTGCTGACGAAGCATTAGAAAAGACAAAGAGTAAAGATGAAAAGAAAGATAAAATACACTATTTTGATACAATGGCATATGGTGAATTTTTTGATATTGAAGATGCGGTAAAGTGGTTTGAACATAAACTGCTTGATGAAAGCTCAACTATTACCCAATCATTTCTATATAGATTATTACGATACACACGGATGGCTCAATCCACCACATTTGACAAATATTTATACTTACCTCATTTTAAATATGATATAGCACGAAACATTGTAAAAAAAGATAAAGGAAAGATTATAAATGCTGATGAAGTTACCTGGCTTGAGCATTTTTTTGAAGGCAAAGTGGTAAAAAAAACAGCATGGGTGGAAGCAGTACTTGCCACTGCTATCTACTTATTGCGTAAGAATAAACAGGAAAATAATAAGGAGGTACAAAAAGTATGA
- the cas6 gene encoding CRISPR system precrRNA processing endoribonuclease RAMP protein Cas6: MSLLQATLPLYKFKIHIQACSPIEFYNFPGIALRGGFGWMLKQQTCLEKGLQTCKECQFIQYCPYASIFESHNLGNAGIMKEATNFPHPFVLAPVLQWPGIVQPGESFIVYLSIFGEAIKYFHFFIKALKSLGQKGIGKKGGKYIITGIQNYNSDEILYTEKEGYKSKEIEGLFIPNTKVDSLNIQFITPCEIKHNGMIIQRPTVEVLVKNILRKYKIISNIYADNFVLYNEDGINYDSIEVVDVNTQWYATDRRSKRQNRVMKIQGFTGSMTVKGDVTKLYSILKIGEIIHIGKHTSFGCGLLQVTKN, from the coding sequence ATGTCACTACTACAAGCTACATTGCCATTATACAAATTTAAGATACATATACAGGCATGTTCGCCAATTGAGTTTTATAACTTTCCAGGGATTGCCCTCAGGGGAGGGTTTGGCTGGATGTTGAAACAGCAAACCTGTCTTGAAAAAGGGCTCCAAACCTGCAAGGAATGCCAGTTTATTCAATATTGTCCCTATGCATCAATATTTGAGTCGCATAATTTGGGAAATGCTGGTATAATGAAAGAAGCAACAAATTTTCCACATCCATTTGTGTTGGCACCTGTTTTACAATGGCCGGGGATAGTGCAGCCTGGTGAATCATTTATTGTGTATCTATCAATTTTTGGTGAAGCCATTAAATATTTTCATTTTTTTATTAAAGCTCTCAAATCATTGGGTCAAAAGGGCATTGGCAAAAAAGGGGGTAAGTATATAATAACAGGTATACAGAATTATAATAGTGATGAAATATTGTATACTGAAAAAGAAGGGTATAAAAGTAAAGAAATTGAAGGATTGTTCATTCCTAATACAAAAGTTGATTCTCTCAATATACAATTTATAACTCCATGTGAAATAAAACACAATGGTATGATTATTCAAAGACCCACAGTAGAAGTGCTGGTAAAAAATATTTTACGAAAATACAAAATTATTTCCAATATTTATGCAGATAATTTTGTCTTATATAATGAGGACGGAATCAATTATGACAGTATAGAGGTAGTTGATGTTAATACACAATGGTATGCTACCGATCGACGGTCAAAACGCCAGAATAGAGTAATGAAAATACAGGGGTTTACAGGTAGTATGACAGTCAAAGGCGATGTAACAAAATTATACTCAATTTTAAAAATTGGTGAGATTATCCATATAGGCAAACATACGTCATTTGGATGTGGGTTGCTACAGGTAACAAAAAATTGA
- a CDS encoding CHAT domain-containing protein, whose product MHSLFIQIMEQLQQLIAQWNSLPKETRNAFYKDSILPIVSTLLYQQYQHYLQSNNYKPYSTLITTLSHDINILLLMLYSIKPKHCVVFFTSDKIKLKTKLIKLTQSLDIDICLQQLDSIDHAANSALINDTIKRYKKSYPPVLCDITGGKKILSTQIGIIAHSLKVDIAYIDSKKSFLQWGIPEPGSEMLYIQKPDNIFSLLEIYPANKLRIRYNPVASSIEYEADVDGHLYNLGIKKIKPDDIEKLTDYVNRFYIVMNASILHNSYSYAELQHYAKAFKTLLFSKELNRFIQKHINLTHLVIDNELSALPWEIILAHCGVTIPLIRIPNRDSNFLEITTNNLQKAIAFVVGSGDNLPDFEKTVQKITMFLTKNKRFSLLTCNAKSSFELNKFFAEHSSQPFTLVVFYGHAMFDACNEKTGLVCQDGSIFSIDDCEVLSNAPPECIVINACQSARCSLFTSNSFACAAISAGVETYIGSHFFLEYERSVCFLQSFLDAIASNYPYLYAYKKSLAALAQQFGTNDISVYNYVYYGY is encoded by the coding sequence ATGCACTCCCTTTTTATACAAATCATGGAACAACTGCAACAGCTCATTGCACAATGGAATTCATTACCAAAAGAAACTCGCAATGCATTTTATAAAGATTCTATATTGCCAATTGTAAGTACCCTTCTTTATCAGCAATACCAGCATTATCTGCAATCTAACAATTATAAGCCATATTCAACCCTTATCACAACCCTTTCACATGATATTAATATTTTGTTACTTATGCTGTATAGCATAAAACCAAAACATTGCGTAGTGTTTTTTACAAGTGATAAGATCAAGCTAAAAACAAAACTTATAAAGCTTACACAATCACTTGATATTGACATCTGCTTGCAGCAGCTTGATAGTATTGATCATGCAGCCAATAGTGCTTTAATAAATGATACAATAAAACGTTATAAAAAAAGTTACCCTCCCGTTTTATGCGACATCACTGGTGGCAAAAAGATACTATCAACCCAAATAGGCATCATTGCACATTCACTAAAAGTAGATATTGCATATATTGATTCAAAAAAAAGTTTTTTACAGTGGGGAATCCCAGAACCTGGCAGCGAAATGTTGTATATACAGAAACCTGATAATATTTTCAGCTTGCTGGAAATATATCCAGCTAATAAATTGCGTATTAGATACAACCCAGTAGCATCCTCAATTGAATATGAAGCCGACGTTGATGGTCATTTGTATAATCTTGGCATAAAGAAAATAAAACCAGATGATATTGAAAAACTTACTGACTATGTAAACCGCTTTTATATCGTTATGAATGCTTCTATTTTACATAATTCGTATTCTTATGCTGAATTACAACACTATGCAAAAGCTTTTAAAACACTTCTGTTTTCAAAAGAGCTTAATCGTTTTATACAAAAGCATATTAACCTCACTCATTTAGTCATAGACAATGAGTTAAGTGCACTCCCTTGGGAAATTATCTTAGCACACTGTGGTGTAACCATTCCACTAATACGAATCCCTAACCGTGATAGTAATTTTTTAGAAATCACTACAAACAATTTGCAAAAAGCTATTGCATTTGTTGTTGGATCGGGAGATAACCTTCCTGACTTTGAAAAAACAGTTCAAAAGATTACAATGTTTTTAACAAAAAATAAAAGATTTTCATTATTAACCTGTAATGCCAAAAGTTCCTTTGAGCTTAATAAGTTTTTTGCTGAACACAGCTCACAGCCATTTACACTTGTTGTGTTCTATGGCCATGCTATGTTTGATGCCTGTAATGAAAAAACAGGACTTGTATGCCAGGACGGCAGCATATTTTCAATTGATGATTGTGAAGTGCTAAGCAATGCTCCGCCCGAATGTATTGTGATTAATGCCTGTCAGTCGGCCAGGTGTAGTTTGTTTACCTCCAATTCATTTGCATGTGCTGCGATATCAGCAGGAGTTGAAACATATATTGGCTCACATTTTTTTTTAGAATATGAACGCAGTGTGTGCTTTTTACAATCTTTTCTTGATGCAATTGCCAGCAATTATCCGTACTTGTATGCTTATAAAAAAAGCCTTGCTGCATTAGCACAACAATTTGGCACAAACGATATTAGCGTATATAATTACGTATACTATGGCTATTAG
- a CDS encoding DUF3800 domain-containing protein yields MASLYLDESGQFKKSKRNRSIIGGFFIKNNNLNPTELKNFFSKFNLGIKVFHGKEIPSPTLSKIINELIDFCNKKEIIPVIFIPTHRFHVINDTKTYLNVLCDGVISFIKNYSNIFQNINKLEIKIEHRSGLNSKEYDNRLKESIEKAISLSSLYNRDIEFECDIGNKEDCFLQLADAIVHTFYRLDVDSYSTRDEFDKNVRRKFEKWIEPYKIYLYSQPTDVKIKDFLKNELFELALKDLLNYHRVDKSVRDLIPQVAEQLCTINIFYLNSTLLSLFAGYYYAINEKRILQQIEKDILFIIEEFLPLLEAKLPCYGKQKEDIHWAYTYCYMLLLTLYNHKGDVQKFEQKYNQAQGFINSTPFDLDSLNYRLRIRVLYGVHLTNLFAFEQCFNEMKLLEKKVSDACAFLNESDDNVAVQPRILGEIAGTKLQAKMYHTLVKGGSWDDVRKISDEVIKSFVQSEDVRRQYQYRAQIETYAKNYNEAKQYLAKGCGIEYESDKQLLEYIVSKSLKFPLLHFLRIYYVDLMNNNIEKVKTYYEIVTSVFGKYTSNVDKIFESRAYPLHSIYHYLMVIWRLFNSNNSVKQANEFYKTALKLCKKDYNMTIMMIQLAIKADYIWAVSLCDTNEIESLQKDFNATLDKVLNISSQTPLHSYLLYIRERYTTTPAEKWNSLWYMIPF; encoded by the coding sequence ATGGCAAGTTTATATCTTGATGAAAGCGGTCAATTCAAAAAGTCAAAGCGTAATCGTAGTATTATTGGTGGTTTTTTTATTAAGAATAATAATTTAAATCCTACGGAACTTAAAAACTTTTTCAGTAAATTTAATTTAGGAATAAAAGTTTTTCATGGTAAAGAAATACCAAGTCCAACTTTATCTAAAATAATTAATGAATTGATAGATTTTTGTAACAAAAAGGAAATTATTCCCGTAATTTTTATTCCCACACATAGATTTCATGTTATCAACGATACTAAAACGTATCTGAATGTATTATGTGATGGAGTAATTAGTTTTATTAAGAATTATTCAAATATTTTCCAAAATATTAATAAATTAGAAATAAAAATTGAACATAGAAGTGGTTTAAATAGCAAAGAGTATGATAACAGGTTGAAAGAGTCTATTGAAAAAGCTATTAGTTTATCATCATTATATAATCGAGATATTGAATTTGAATGTGATATAGGTAATAAGGAGGATTGTTTTTTACAATTAGCTGATGCAATTGTTCACACATTTTATAGATTAGATGTTGATTCTTATTCTACCAGGGATGAATTTGATAAAAATGTCAGAAGAAAATTTGAGAAATGGATTGAGCCATATAAAATATATTTGTATTCACAACCCACAGATGTAAAAATTAAAGATTTTTTGAAAAATGAACTTTTTGAACTTGCCTTAAAGGATTTGCTTAATTACCACCGGGTAGATAAATCAGTAAGAGATCTAATACCACAGGTTGCTGAACAACTGTGTACAATAAATATATTTTATCTTAATAGTACATTATTGTCTTTGTTTGCAGGGTACTATTATGCTATCAATGAAAAAAGAATTTTACAACAAATTGAAAAGGATATTCTTTTTATTATAGAAGAATTTCTACCACTGTTGGAAGCAAAACTCCCTTGCTATGGGAAGCAAAAAGAAGATATACACTGGGCATACACATACTGTTACATGCTCCTGCTCACATTGTATAATCATAAAGGTGATGTGCAAAAGTTTGAACAAAAATACAATCAAGCACAAGGATTTATCAACTCAACTCCTTTTGATTTGGATTCTTTAAACTATCGTTTACGCATACGCGTATTGTATGGTGTGCATCTTACTAATTTATTCGCGTTTGAACAATGCTTTAATGAAATGAAGCTGCTTGAGAAAAAAGTAAGCGATGCATGTGCTTTTTTAAATGAATCAGATGACAATGTAGCTGTGCAGCCACGCATATTAGGCGAGATTGCTGGAACAAAGCTGCAAGCAAAAATGTACCACACACTGGTGAAAGGTGGTAGCTGGGATGATGTGCGTAAGATTTCTGATGAGGTTATTAAAAGTTTTGTGCAATCCGAAGATGTGCGGCGACAATATCAATATAGGGCACAAATTGAAACATACGCAAAAAACTATAATGAAGCCAAACAATATTTGGCTAAAGGATGTGGTATTGAGTATGAAAGCGATAAGCAATTGCTGGAATATATTGTGAGCAAATCTTTGAAATTCCCTCTTCTTCATTTTTTACGTATTTACTATGTAGATTTGATGAACAATAATATAGAAAAAGTTAAAACCTATTATGAGATAGTTACCTCTGTTTTTGGTAAGTATACATCAAATGTTGATAAAATATTTGAATCACGAGCATATCCTTTGCATTCAATATATCATTATTTAATGGTTATATGGAGGTTATTTAATTCAAATAATTCAGTGAAACAAGCAAATGAATTTTATAAAACGGCATTGAAATTATGTAAAAAAGACTATAACATGACAATAATGATGATACAATTGGCAATAAAGGCGGATTACATTTGGGCAGTATCGCTTTGTGATACTAATGAAATTGAAAGTTTGCAAAAAGATTTTAACGCTACACTAGATAAAGTTTTAAACATTAGTAGCCAAACACCTCTTCATAGTTATTTATTATATATAAGGGAAAGATATACTACTACTCCGGCAGAAAAGTGGAATAGCCTTTGGTATATGATACCATTTTGA
- a CDS encoding sigma-70 family RNA polymerase sigma factor codes for MNSKTPQQLLTQYLDFIRRTIIKIKIVNNIPLAEEDINEIFQDICEKLLDKGFANYKGISKLETYLYRIIYNEITNYIEKKHKIINASQIGLNDPQDDDNEDNYSKFFDHYSYVSIDFTNPLVLNDILSIIDQTISTFDDRDKLIFQWYFLCNKTQTQVARMVKLSQPTVCERIEKIKKQIITAIKKKYPEVEEELLS; via the coding sequence ATGAACAGTAAAACCCCCCAACAGCTACTTACCCAATATTTAGATTTTATACGACGTACTATAATTAAAATCAAAATAGTAAATAATATTCCACTCGCCGAGGAAGATATTAACGAAATTTTCCAGGATATATGTGAAAAACTCTTAGATAAAGGTTTTGCAAATTATAAAGGGATCAGTAAACTTGAGACTTATTTGTACAGAATTATATACAACGAGATTACAAATTATATAGAAAAAAAACACAAGATTATTAATGCCAGTCAGATTGGGTTGAATGATCCACAAGATGATGATAATGAAGACAATTATTCAAAATTCTTTGATCATTATTCTTATGTAAGTATTGATTTTACCAATCCGCTGGTGCTCAACGATATTTTAAGTATTATTGACCAGACAATAAGCACATTTGATGATAGAGATAAATTAATTTTTCAATGGTACTTTTTATGTAACAAAACTCAAACACAAGTGGCCAGAATGGTAAAGCTGTCCCAACCAACTGTGTGTGAGCGTATCGAAAAAATAAAAAAACAGATAATAACGGCCATTAAGAAAAAATATCCTGAGGTGGAAGAGGAGTTGCTGTCATGA
- a CDS encoding HD domain-containing protein, with protein MESFNVICCVIIDNALKDKVAIPKQVGADIHYIYHPYNELPGILHSLIANSGSCKAVLCIIPSDSYDEITSIVNGIDTSCNHQYVNYICVGNASSEEMVQNTIAVYADSITESEFNFILQKAKFLAKQDFEFQNLSRQYVHQLEDTQRDFDALINIGKALSIEKNPDRLLKLILHLSKTITGADAGSIYLVEEINGAKVLRFKHSHTFSKDLPYEEFTIPMDKNSIAGYVAVTQQVLNIPDVYELGPNDPVAFNSSFDKAHNYRSKSMLVVPMINHINKTIGVIQLINSKEDIENTYNGNEAYSIKLETPEDFNTKVVPFQKRYESLMEAVASQAAIAIENNRMIHQIQKQFEEFVRASVTAIESRDVATSGHSFRVADVCLKMAQAINEETTGPFANITFTDTELKELEYAALLHDFGKVYIDTAIFLKSHKLYPKDLENILLKLEYLYRYQQLKYAMVIYNEMKKNEVFNTRLEHVQEIEKERDEVLHKILTVRQKVIELNNPMVKEMDVEKEVQNVYTMLQSLECYDVENNPMQIFNDYYIKNLTIKRGSLNDDERREIESHVIHTYNFVSKIPWPPEFARIPEIAAKHHEKLDGSGYPNGLKGEEIPLQARIMALADIFDALIATDRPYKPAITFEQALHIIQEEAEKNKLDKDLVDLFIKKKIYEQFDRDAYRTKSTVH; from the coding sequence TTGGAATCGTTCAATGTAATATGCTGCGTTATTATAGATAACGCTTTAAAGGATAAAGTTGCTATCCCTAAGCAGGTTGGCGCTGACATCCATTATATATATCATCCCTATAATGAACTGCCAGGGATACTACATTCGCTTATTGCCAATTCAGGTAGTTGTAAAGCTGTACTATGCATAATACCATCTGATTCCTATGATGAAATTACATCAATCGTTAATGGTATTGATACATCATGCAATCATCAGTATGTAAATTATATCTGTGTTGGGAATGCTAGCAGTGAAGAAATGGTGCAAAATACTATTGCTGTATATGCTGATAGCATTACCGAAAGTGAATTTAATTTTATTTTACAAAAGGCAAAATTTCTTGCAAAACAGGATTTTGAATTTCAAAACTTAAGTCGCCAGTATGTTCATCAACTTGAAGACACCCAGAGGGATTTTGATGCGTTAATCAATATAGGAAAGGCTTTATCCATTGAAAAAAATCCCGACAGACTGTTAAAACTTATTTTGCATTTGAGTAAAACCATCACTGGTGCTGATGCAGGCAGCATATATCTGGTTGAAGAAATTAATGGTGCCAAAGTATTGCGGTTTAAACACTCGCATACATTTTCAAAAGACTTGCCGTATGAGGAGTTTACTATCCCAATGGATAAAAATTCAATTGCTGGCTATGTTGCAGTAACCCAGCAGGTGCTCAATATCCCCGATGTGTATGAACTTGGCCCTAATGATCCAGTTGCGTTTAATTCGTCATTTGATAAGGCGCATAACTATCGCTCAAAATCCATGCTTGTAGTACCCATGATAAACCATATCAACAAAACAATAGGTGTTATACAGCTTATCAACAGCAAGGAAGATATAGAAAATACTTATAATGGTAATGAGGCGTACTCAATAAAATTGGAAACTCCCGAAGATTTCAATACTAAGGTGGTACCATTTCAAAAGCGGTACGAAAGTTTAATGGAAGCAGTGGCATCGCAGGCTGCTATCGCCATAGAAAATAACCGCATGATACATCAGATTCAAAAGCAGTTTGAAGAGTTTGTGAGAGCTTCGGTTACGGCTATTGAATCTCGTGATGTTGCAACATCAGGTCATTCATTTAGGGTTGCTGATGTGTGCCTTAAAATGGCACAGGCAATAAATGAAGAAACCACCGGGCCATTTGCAAATATAACATTTACTGATACAGAATTGAAAGAGCTTGAGTACGCAGCTCTGTTGCATGATTTTGGCAAAGTGTATATTGATACTGCAATATTTTTGAAATCGCATAAATTATATCCAAAAGATCTGGAGAATATTTTACTTAAGCTTGAGTATCTGTACCGATACCAGCAGTTAAAATATGCCATGGTAATTTATAATGAAATGAAGAAAAATGAAGTGTTCAATACGCGGCTTGAACATGTTCAGGAAATAGAAAAAGAACGAGATGAGGTTTTACATAAAATACTTACGGTGCGCCAAAAGGTCATAGAGCTCAACAATCCTATGGTGAAGGAAATGGATGTTGAAAAAGAAGTTCAAAATGTATATACGATGTTACAGTCTCTTGAATGCTATGATGTGGAAAATAATCCAATGCAAATATTTAATGATTACTATATAAAAAATTTAACCATTAAACGCGGCAGCTTGAATGATGATGAGCGCCGTGAGATTGAAAGTCATGTAATACACACATATAATTTTGTAAGTAAAATACCATGGCCTCCGGAATTTGCACGCATACCTGAAATTGCAGCAAAACATCATGAAAAACTTGATGGTTCTGGATATCCTAATGGACTGAAAGGAGAAGAGATTCCATTACAGGCTCGCATTATGGCGCTGGCTGATATATTTGATGCATTGATTGCCACAGATAGACCGTATAAGCCAGCAATAACATTTGAGCAGGCATTACACATCATACAAGAAGAAGCAGAAAAAAATAAGTTAGACAAAGACTTGGTTGACCTGTTTATTAAAAAGAAGATATATGAGCAGTTTGACCGCGATGCCTATCGCACTAAATCCACTGTGCATTAA